A segment of the Desulfovibrio oxyclinae DSM 11498 genome:
GGCGACAAGGAAAAACGCCTGCCCAACACCAGCAACATCTCCTTCGGCTACGTCGAGGGCGAGGCCATCCTGCTGATGATGGACCAGCTTTCCATCTGCGCAAGTTCCGGCTCGGCCTGCACTTCCGGCAGCCTTGAGCCGTCACACGTGCTGCGCGCCATGGGTGTGCCGTTCACCTTCGCCCACGGATCCATCCGTTTCAGCCTCAGCCGCTTCAATACCGAAGAGGAAGTGGACTTCATCATCGAGAACCTGCCGAGGGTCATCGAGAACCTGAGAAAGATTTCCCCGTTCTCCGCCAAGGACTCCGGCCCCGCATGCACTCCGAGGAGCACGGAATGAACATAGCCGACAGCATGACCGATCTGGTCGGGAAAACGCCGCTGGTCAAACTCAACAAGCTCAGTAAGGACCTCCCGGCCACCGTGGTGGCCAAGCTCGAATTCTACAACCCTTGCGGTTCGGTCAAGGACCGCATCGGGGTAAACATGATCGAGGCGGCGCTTGAACGCGGCATCATCGACGAAAACGCCGTAGTGGTCGAACCCACCAGCGGCAACACCGGCATCGGGCTGGCATTTACCTGCGCGGTCAAGGGAATGCGCTGCATCCTGACCATGCCGGAATCCATGAGCATGGAGCGTCGCAAGCTGCTCAAGGGCTTCGGCGCCGAGCTGGTGCTGACCCCGGCGGACAAAGGCATGAAGGGCGCCATCGACAAGGCTCACGCCCTGGTCGAGGAACTGGACAACGCCTACATGCCAATGCAGTTCGAAAACGAATTCAACCCAGAAGCGCACCGCAAAACCACTGCCGAGGAAGTCTGGAACGACACCGACGGACAGGTGGACGTCTTCGTGGCCGGCGTGGGCACCGGCGGCACCATCACCGGCGTGGGCGAAGTGCTCAAGCAGCGCAAGCCCGACGTGAAGATCGTGGCCGTGGAACCTGCGGCCTCGGCGGTACTCTCCGGTGGCGACCCCGGCCCGCACCCCATTCAGGGCATAGGCGCAGGCTTTGTGCCCGGCGCGCTCAATACGGAAGTCTACGACGAGGTCATCGCCATGGACAACCAGACCGCGTTCGACACCGCCAAGCGCATGATCACCGAGGAAGGCATCCTCTGCGGCATCTCATCGGGCGGCAACTGTGCGGCCGCGCTGGAACTGGCTGCCCGCGAGGAAAACCGCGGCAAACTCATCGTCTTCGTGGTCTGCGACACCGGCGAGCGCTACCTGAGCACCCCGCTTTTCGAGGATTAGGAGCCTGACAATGACCGAGGAATACAATCTCGACAAAGTGGTTGAACGTCTGTGCGGCAACGGGCACGCCATCGCGTCCCGCCGTTTTCGCGGCGATGCGCCCATGCCCTCCGTGGATACGCTCTCAGAGATCGTGGAAGACCTGCGCTCCGTGCTTTTTCCGGGCTACTACGGCCCGTCAGAAATCACCCCGGCCACCCTGCCTTACTCTGTCGGCTCCACGCTGGACCGGGTGGAACGCAACCTGGCGGATCAAATCAATCGCGGCTACTGTTTCGTCTGCGACCGCGAAGGCAGGGAACGCTGCGCCGACTGCGAGCAGCGCGCCCTGACCACGGCACGTAAATTCATCATGGCCCTGCCGGACATCCGCGAGATGCTTCTTGGCGATGTCGAAGCCGCCTACGACGGCGACCCGGCCGCCAAGACGCACGGAGAAACGATCTTCTGCTACCCGTCCATCCGCGCGCTGACGAACCACCGCATCGCGCATGAGCTGCACAGACTCGACGTGGACATTATTCCACGCATCATCAGCGAAATGGCGCACTCGGACACAGGCATCGACATCCACCCGGGCGCGACCATCGGTAAACGCTTCTTCATCGACCACGGCACGGGGACCGTCATCGGCGAGACCTGCGTCATCGGCGAGAACGTACGCATTTATCAGGGCGTGACACTTGGCGCAAAGTCCTTCCCCAAGGGCGAGGGCGACCAGCTCATCAAGGGGCTGCCCCGCCACCCCATCGTGGAGGACGACGCCATCGTCTACGCCGGTGCGACCATTCTCGGCCGCGTTACCATTGGCAGGGGCGCGGTCATCGGCGGTAACGTCTGGATAACCCGAGACGTCCCGGCCGGTGCCTCCGTAGTGCAGTCCCGAGCCATGCGCTACGCATTCGAAAACGGCGGCGGCATTTAGACTGCTCCCACAATACCGTCTGCAACCGCCCTCCTGGACATGCTCCGGAGGGCGGTTTTTCTTTCAGGATGCCGCCCAGCCGAAGACGGACTGCAACTGTGGAAAAAACAGCGTGCGGACGCTCATAAAGCCAGACCGAACTTGACAAAAATGACCGCACCGGAAATGAAGGTATTGATACAATCGAACGGAACGGGCGACGGGCCCTCCCGCCCTTCGCGTAACCGCCAGCATACAATCCGGAAGTCTTCATGACAGAAAAAACGGAACAGTCCCCTTCCTCCCCGCAGAGTGAGCCCAAAACCGCGGCGGAGGACAAGCAAAAGACCGGACCGGACCTCAAGCGCGACGAGCGCCTGCTGCCCAGTGACATCGATTTCCAGCCACCGCTGGTCATCTGCCTTTCCATCATCAGCCGCCTGCTGAACAAGCCCGTGTCCTCGGCCACTATCAAGGCCGGACTTCCACAGGAAGAAAGCGTCATCACGGCCTCTTCCATAGTGCGGGCCGCAGAGGGTATCGGCATAGCCGCCAAAACCGTGCACCGTCCGCAGCTGGAAAACATCACCAAGCTGGTCATGCCCTGCATCCTGCTGCTTCGCGGCGGCAACGCCTGTGTTCTTCTCGAACGCAACGAGGAAACGGCCCGTGTGGTCATTCCCGGCCACGGCATGGACGAAACCGAAGTCCCGGTAGCCGACCTTGACGAGGAATACACCGGCTACGCCATCTTCTGCCACCGCAAGAGCAAACTGGACAAGCGCGCCAGCGAGCTCAAGCTGCTCAAAACCAAAAAATGGTTCTGGGGAGTCATTCTGCGCTTCTGGCCCATCTACAGGCACGTCATCGGCGCAAGCGTCATGACCAACCTGATCATCGTGGCCTCGCCGCTGTTCGTCATGAACGTCTATGACCGCGTCATCCCGAACAACGCCTTCGACACGCTCTGGGCACTGGCCATAGGCATCGGCATCGCCTACATCTTCGACTTCATGCTCAAGAACCTGCGCAGCTACTTCGTGGACGTGGCGGGCAGAAACGCGGACATTCTCATCGGCAGCCGGATCATGCGGCATCTCATGTCAGCCCGGCTGGACCACATGCCTGAATCCGCTGGCGCCATCGCCAACAACGTCCGCGAGTTCGAGTCCATGCGGGAATTCTTCAGCTCCAGCTCCCTTGTGGCGCTGATCGATCTGCCGTTCCTGTTCCTGTTCATGTGGGTCATCTACTACATCGGCGGTCCACTGGTCTGGCCCATGGTGATCGCCGTCCCCGTCGTGATCCTCGTGGGTTTTCTCATCCAGATGCCCTTCCAGCACATCATCGAGAACCACTACAAGGAATCCACGCAGAAAAACGCCCTGCTTTTTGAGATCGTGCAGGGGCTTGAGACCATCAAGACCAGCATGGCGGAAGGCCGCATGCAGTCCCGCTGGGAAAACGTGGTGGGCATGTCCGCCATGTCCAACAGCCGGGCCAAGGTGCTTGCAAACATATCCGTGACATTCTCGGCGCTTGCCACCCAGTTGGTGAGTGTTTCGATCATTATCATCGGTGTCTATCTCATCTCCGAGGGCGAGCTGACCGTTGGCGGACTCATCGCCTGCAACATTCTTTCGAGCCGTGCCATGGCTCCCCTGAGCGCCATCGCCGGGTTGCTCACGCGTTTTCAGCAGTCCAGAATGGCCCTGAACGCCCTGAACCTGCTCATGGACATGCCCAGCGAGCGCCCGGAGGACAAGGAAACCTTCCATTACGGCGAAATCGAGCCCTCGCTGACGCTTGAGGACGTTTCCTTCAGTTACCCCGGCACGGACAAGGCTGTGTTGAGCGACATCAACCTGCACCTGAAACCGGGAGAAAAGGTAGGTATCATCGGCAAAACCGGTGCGGGGAAATCCTCGCTGGGCAAGCTCTGCGTGGGACTCTACCAGCCGGTGCACGGCTCGGTGAAGCTTGGCAACATCGACCTGCGCCAGATGGACGTCGCCAACCTAAGGCGCAAGGTGGGCTATGTTTCACAGGATCCGCTTCTTTTCTACGGCACCCTGCGAGACAACATCGCCTTCGGTCTGCCTGAAGCCGACGACCAGTCCATCAAGTACGCTTCGGAACTGGCGGGAGTGAATGACTTCGTGAAAAACCACCCTGCCGGATTCGGCATGAAGGTCGGCGAGCGCGGCGCATCCCTCTCGGGCGGCCAGCGACAGGCAGTCTCCATTGCCCGCGCCGTCCTTCCGGACCCGGAAGTGCTCATCATGGACGAGCCTTCAAGCAACATGGACAACCAGTCCGAAGTGCGGCTCAAGAACAACCTGCAGCCGTTCGTGAAGGACAAGACGGTTATCGTCATAACCCACCGGCATTCCATGCTTGATCTGGTTGACCGACTCGTAGTGATGGACAACGGCAGGATCGTGGTGGACGGCCCGAAGCAGGCGGTGCTCGACGGCCTGAAATCCGGCAAAATAAAACTTCCCTCCTGAGGCCGAACATGAGCAATGACAGATTCGACAGGGAAACCCTGCTCTACATGTCCGAAGTGGACCAGGCGATGTACGGCCGAGGCCGGAAGCTCGCCTATCTCATGTCCGTGGCCATAGTCCTGATGATCATCGGATTCATCGTCTGGGCACACTTTGCGGAACTGGACGAAGTCACACGAGGTTTTGGCAAGGTCATTCCATCCAGACGCGTGCAGGAAATCCAGAACCTCGAAGGCGGCATCCTGAGCGAAATCTTTGTTCGCGAAGGCCAGCGGGTGGAAAAAGGGACCCTGCTCTGCCGCCTGCGCAACGAACAGGCCGTGAGCAGCTACCGCGACGCGGTGACCAAGGAGCTTGAGAACAAAGCGGCCGTGGCCCGGCTCATTGCCGAAGTGGACGGCACGGAACCGACCTTCGACGAGGAGCTCAAGGAAAAGATTCCCCAGACAGTGGAAGACCAACGGCGCATATACGAGGCACGCCAGCAACAGCTCGCCATTGAGATCGAACTGTTGCGGGACCAGTACGAGCAGAAGAAACAGGAAGTGGCGGAAATGATCAGCCGCCGCAAGCAGCTCATCCAGCGTCTCAAGAACGCGGAAAAGCAACGCAACATCACCAAACCGCTGGTGGAAAAGCAGATACACTCCGAACTCGACTATCTGGCCCTTGAACAGAAGGTGCTTGAACTCAGGGGCGAGGTGGAAGGCATTGCCATGGCGCTTCCCCGCAACCGCAAGGCCGCCGAGGAAGCACTTGGTCGCATAGAACAGCGCAAGGCCGAATTTCGCAGCAAGGCCCTTGAAGAACTCAACGAGCGCCGCCGCAGGCTCACCTCCATTCAGGAGATGCTCACGGCAGGCATCGACCGCGTCACCCGTACCGACGTCCGCTCTCCGGTCAACGGCATCGTCAAGCACATCCTGATCAACACCCTCGGCGGCGTGGTCAAGCCCGGCGAATCCATCATGGAAATCGTCCCGGTGGACGGCACCCTGCTCATCGAGGCACGCATCAAGCCAGCAGACATCGCCTTCCTGCATCCGGAACAGAAGGCCATGGTCAAGATTTCCGCCTACGACTTCTCGATCTACGGCGGCCTCGAAGGCAAGGTGGAACACATCAGTGCGGACACTATTCAGGACAAGCAGGGGGACAACTATTATCTCGTCAAGGTCCGGACCAAGACCAACTCCATGACCTACCACGGCGAAGAACTCCCCATCATTCCGGGCATGACCGCTCAGGTGGACATCCTCACAGGCCAGAAATCCGTACTGGACTACCTGCTCAAGCCCATTCTCAAGGCCAAGAACAACGCCCTGAGGGAACGCTAGGAGCCGCATGGGGTTTGCTGCCGTCATATCGCGCCTGACAGGAACCGGACTGGCCTTCGTGGTCGCTCTGGGCGTGCTGGCGTGGTGCCCGGCGGCGAATGCCAGTGAGCAGGCTGACGTGGAATCACCCTCTTCAATGAAAGAGCCCGCCCCTGAAAAGAGTGAAGCCAAGAAAAAGAACCGCCTTTTCGGCACGCTGGAATTCAAGGGGCGCATCAAGAAGCTCCCCAAATGGAGCCGGGTGCTGGACAGGATGCACGCCTGGAAAGGATATTTCCGGGACTCCTCACTCGCGGACCTGCCATCCAAGGCGGGATGGATCAAGCTCAAGGCCGACACGCGAGGCATGTCCCGCATGGAACGCCTGAAGGCGGTGAACAAATTCTTCAACCGCTGGCCCTACAGGCTGGACCCCGCAAACTACGGAGCCAAGGACTACTGGGCCACGCCCCCGGAATTCCTGAAACGCTCAGGCGACTGCGAGGACTACGCCATCGCCAAGTTCTACGCGCTCAAGGAGCTCGGGTTTTCCGGCGACGAGATGCGCATCGTGGCGCTCAAGGACCTCATCAGAAACATAGGACATGCGGTGCTTGCCGTGTATCTGGAAGACGACATCTACGTGCTGGACAACCAGACCGTGATGGTGCTGCCCCACTCACGATACAAGCACTACCTGCCCTACTATTCCGTAAACGAAAAATTCCGCTGGATGCACGTTCCCACCTCGGGCGGGGATTTGCTCAAGCGGAGATTGAAGCAGTGACGACAGCCCCATACGGGGCGGAACGTTATACACCAGATGGAGATGTGACATGAATGCACAGACACCTCATCCAGAGGAGATCCCGAAGTATCCGGGAGAACGGCAGAAGGGGCTGAAAATCGGCCTGCTCGCCACGTTCGTGGTGGTCGTTTCCGCGGCCATCGTGATTCTCGCGGGCAGGGTGATTTCGGCCAAGCAGGCCGAAGCCGTCAAGAATCAGAAGACCCGGCTGGAAATACTGGCCGACGGACGCAGCGAGGTCTTCGAAGCGTGGCTTGACGGACTTGCCCAACAGGGAGACAGGCTCATCAAGTCAGACCTTTTCCGGCTCTATGCCGCGGAAGTGAATCTG
Coding sequences within it:
- the cysK gene encoding cysteine synthase A codes for the protein MNIADSMTDLVGKTPLVKLNKLSKDLPATVVAKLEFYNPCGSVKDRIGVNMIEAALERGIIDENAVVVEPTSGNTGIGLAFTCAVKGMRCILTMPESMSMERRKLLKGFGAELVLTPADKGMKGAIDKAHALVEELDNAYMPMQFENEFNPEAHRKTTAEEVWNDTDGQVDVFVAGVGTGGTITGVGEVLKQRKPDVKIVAVEPAASAVLSGGDPGPHPIQGIGAGFVPGALNTEVYDEVIAMDNQTAFDTAKRMITEEGILCGISSGGNCAAALELAAREENRGKLIVFVVCDTGERYLSTPLFED
- a CDS encoding HlyD family type I secretion periplasmic adaptor subunit; this encodes MSNDRFDRETLLYMSEVDQAMYGRGRKLAYLMSVAIVLMIIGFIVWAHFAELDEVTRGFGKVIPSRRVQEIQNLEGGILSEIFVREGQRVEKGTLLCRLRNEQAVSSYRDAVTKELENKAAVARLIAEVDGTEPTFDEELKEKIPQTVEDQRRIYEARQQQLAIEIELLRDQYEQKKQEVAEMISRRKQLIQRLKNAEKQRNITKPLVEKQIHSELDYLALEQKVLELRGEVEGIAMALPRNRKAAEEALGRIEQRKAEFRSKALEELNERRRRLTSIQEMLTAGIDRVTRTDVRSPVNGIVKHILINTLGGVVKPGESIMEIVPVDGTLLIEARIKPADIAFLHPEQKAMVKISAYDFSIYGGLEGKVEHISADTIQDKQGDNYYLVKVRTKTNSMTYHGEELPIIPGMTAQVDILTGQKSVLDYLLKPILKAKNNALRER
- the epsC gene encoding serine O-acetyltransferase EpsC; translated protein: MTEEYNLDKVVERLCGNGHAIASRRFRGDAPMPSVDTLSEIVEDLRSVLFPGYYGPSEITPATLPYSVGSTLDRVERNLADQINRGYCFVCDREGRERCADCEQRALTTARKFIMALPDIREMLLGDVEAAYDGDPAAKTHGETIFCYPSIRALTNHRIAHELHRLDVDIIPRIISEMAHSDTGIDIHPGATIGKRFFIDHGTGTVIGETCVIGENVRIYQGVTLGAKSFPKGEGDQLIKGLPRHPIVEDDAIVYAGATILGRVTIGRGAVIGGNVWITRDVPAGASVVQSRAMRYAFENGGGI
- a CDS encoding type I secretion system permease/ATPase; translation: MTEKTEQSPSSPQSEPKTAAEDKQKTGPDLKRDERLLPSDIDFQPPLVICLSIISRLLNKPVSSATIKAGLPQEESVITASSIVRAAEGIGIAAKTVHRPQLENITKLVMPCILLLRGGNACVLLERNEETARVVIPGHGMDETEVPVADLDEEYTGYAIFCHRKSKLDKRASELKLLKTKKWFWGVILRFWPIYRHVIGASVMTNLIIVASPLFVMNVYDRVIPNNAFDTLWALAIGIGIAYIFDFMLKNLRSYFVDVAGRNADILIGSRIMRHLMSARLDHMPESAGAIANNVREFESMREFFSSSSLVALIDLPFLFLFMWVIYYIGGPLVWPMVIAVPVVILVGFLIQMPFQHIIENHYKESTQKNALLFEIVQGLETIKTSMAEGRMQSRWENVVGMSAMSNSRAKVLANISVTFSALATQLVSVSIIIIGVYLISEGELTVGGLIACNILSSRAMAPLSAIAGLLTRFQQSRMALNALNLLMDMPSERPEDKETFHYGEIEPSLTLEDVSFSYPGTDKAVLSDINLHLKPGEKVGIIGKTGAGKSSLGKLCVGLYQPVHGSVKLGNIDLRQMDVANLRRKVGYVSQDPLLFYGTLRDNIAFGLPEADDQSIKYASELAGVNDFVKNHPAGFGMKVGERGASLSGGQRQAVSIARAVLPDPEVLIMDEPSSNMDNQSEVRLKNNLQPFVKDKTVIVITHRHSMLDLVDRLVVMDNGRIVVDGPKQAVLDGLKSGKIKLPS
- a CDS encoding transglutaminase-like cysteine peptidase translates to MGFAAVISRLTGTGLAFVVALGVLAWCPAANASEQADVESPSSMKEPAPEKSEAKKKNRLFGTLEFKGRIKKLPKWSRVLDRMHAWKGYFRDSSLADLPSKAGWIKLKADTRGMSRMERLKAVNKFFNRWPYRLDPANYGAKDYWATPPEFLKRSGDCEDYAIAKFYALKELGFSGDEMRIVALKDLIRNIGHAVLAVYLEDDIYVLDNQTVMVLPHSRYKHYLPYYSVNEKFRWMHVPTSGGDLLKRRLKQ